DNA from Phragmites australis chromosome 16, lpPhrAust1.1, whole genome shotgun sequence:
TCTCGGCAGATGAGATCATGAGATAAGGTGAATCATTGGTCGATCTAAcaggtttcttggtctctgcaAGATCTGCAATCATGCGGCTGTAATCTCTCTGGCCGTTTCGAAGAACCGTGGTGTCACTGTGAAATTCCTGCGTTCTATTCTAAACGAGCCCTCGTCTTCACCGAGTCACCGGTTCAGAATTCAGATCAGTAAGTATTTGTATGATCTCATTGTTGCGCTAGCTCTGCTATATGTCCTCGATAAGATGAGTGACAGGCATGCCTGCCCAGGATTGGacaggccggccggccggccggccggcgagaGCACCTGATCTTGAGGGTCGTGGTCGGCCTCCTCCTTTGGCCAGTCACCTACTCACTTACCGTGCAAAGTAGAATGCACGCCGCTGTTGCCACACGACACACTGGCCCATATCTCTGCACCACTAAGGCATGCAGCTGCTACTAGATTCTATCGACAGATGCGTAGGTGTACGGCGAGGCATGTGCGCAGGGCATCATGTGACATGTTCAGCTTGATTAccgacaagaagaagaaactgcTGCAAGTAGCTAGCGCCACTACTAGGCTCTCATTCTTGATCGCCTAaagttttctttttcctttttttggagCAAGGCATTGGATTCCTAAAGGCTGTCTCCATGCTGATGCTGAGCTATAAGTATGGAGCCTTGGCTCCCTTCACTCTTAAGTTCACTCTCGTTGAGCAGAGAAGCAAACAGCAGCAAAAAGAATCCGCTCTTCAGTGCTCGCTAGCCAGTGAAGTCTTGTTCAGTTTCTTTGCatagggaaagagagagagagagagagacagagatcAATGGCGGGGAAGCTGGGACAGCTGATGACGAGGGTGCACCTCGCGAGGAGCCGGCCGTCGTCCACGGCGTCGGCGGACGTGCCTCGGGGCCACCTGGCGGTGTACGTCGGGGAGGGGCGGAAGCGGTTCGTGATCCCAACGGCGTGCCTGAAGCACCCGTCGTTCGTGACGCTGCTGAAGCGGGTGGAGGACGAGTTCGGCTTCGACCACCGCTGCGGCGGCCTCACCATCCCTTGCGCCTCCGAGGGCGACCTCGCCGACATCGTCGGCGGCATGGTCATGCAACACTGATGATCGCGCGCCGGTCGAGCTGATTAGATTCTCTACTTCTAGGACAGTTTTCTTTCtgttgaggattattgattCTTCTTGGAATGTAGCAAGTAATAGCAGCTGGGTTTGCTTGGACCCTGTAAAGATGACGGATTTTGCTGTTCCTCCAAGGTTCACCTGCCATACAATGGCAAGAATTATGGTGGTTATGCTTAGAAGTAGCAGTAATTATTTGAAATGGAATTCGAAACTTGTCGGGATTTAGACACAAAAATTGACGAATAGAAAATCAATCGACTTAAACAATAGCAAAACC
Protein-coding regions in this window:
- the LOC133895908 gene encoding auxin-induced protein 15A-like; this encodes MAGKLGQLMTRVHLARSRPSSTASADVPRGHLAVYVGEGRKRFVIPTACLKHPSFVTLLKRVEDEFGFDHRCGGLTIPCASEGDLADIVGGMVMQH